The Pleomorphomonas sp. T1.2MG-36 genome contains a region encoding:
- a CDS encoding HD-GYP domain-containing protein, which yields MFNDMSSAERLSHHVSGQARPDVDASSADHAETSAGKRLVALEIASTLSGMTFPERRTALLILSGLVRSECDICTLKATFNELMAAKAIPLLTALRHHCACTFRHALHTMKVVTIIARRLGIERQEHASICAGALLHDIGKLSIPIGLLRLARKLKPAEMEKIRQHPEIGYEAISDRRVFGWNAVLDIVRHHHERLDGTGYPLGLMGNQISLRARCVSVADMFSALTENRPYRAALTAENAFRILSDTAEAGKLDHQVVGALGSGLGLAVAPS from the coding sequence ATGTTCAACGATATGTCGTCGGCGGAAAGGCTGAGCCACCATGTGTCCGGACAAGCTCGTCCGGATGTCGATGCTTCGAGCGCGGACCATGCCGAAACAAGTGCCGGCAAGCGGCTCGTTGCGCTGGAGATCGCCTCCACCCTGTCGGGCATGACCTTCCCTGAACGGCGCACGGCTCTGCTGATCCTGTCCGGCCTCGTCCGCAGCGAGTGCGACATCTGCACGCTCAAGGCGACCTTCAATGAGCTGATGGCCGCCAAGGCCATTCCGCTTCTCACCGCGCTTCGGCATCACTGCGCCTGCACGTTCCGCCACGCCCTGCACACGATGAAGGTCGTCACGATCATCGCCCGGCGGCTGGGGATCGAGCGCCAGGAACATGCCTCGATCTGCGCCGGGGCGTTGCTGCACGACATCGGCAAGCTGTCGATCCCGATCGGCCTGCTGCGGCTCGCCCGCAAGCTCAAGCCGGCCGAGATGGAGAAGATCCGGCAGCATCCCGAGATCGGCTACGAGGCCATCAGCGACCGGCGGGTGTTCGGCTGGAACGCCGTTCTCGACATCGTCCGCCATCACCACGAGCGTCTGGACGGCACCGGCTATCCCCTTGGGCTGATGGGCAACCAGATCTCGCTCAGAGCCCGTTGCGTCAGCGTCGCCGACATGTTCAGCGCGCTGACCGAGAACCGGCCCTATCGCGCCGCGCTAACCGCTGAGAACGCCTTCCGCATCCTCTCCGACACCGCCGAGGCGGGCAAGCTCGACCACCAGGTCGTCGGCGCCCTCGGCTCCGGCCTCGGTCTCGCGGTGGCCCCGTCCTGA
- a CDS encoding class I SAM-dependent methyltransferase produces the protein MTIDFYDGNAADYAADGGTNPRLPGFLAQCRPGGRILELGTGGGFDARAILDAGFALDATDGSAELAAIASSRLGQTVKVMLFNELDAVGLYDGVYACAALTHAPRADLGAVIGRIHRAMVPGGIVWASFKTGTAEGQDGLGRTYNYLSAAELDQLWRANGTWAKLTLESWLGSAYDRRPTEWAAVTAVAG, from the coding sequence GTGACGATCGACTTTTATGACGGCAATGCCGCCGACTACGCGGCCGACGGCGGCACGAACCCGCGCCTTCCGGGCTTCCTGGCCCAGTGCAGGCCGGGCGGCCGCATCCTGGAGCTGGGCACCGGCGGCGGCTTCGACGCGCGGGCCATTCTCGACGCCGGCTTCGCGCTGGATGCCACCGACGGATCGGCCGAGCTGGCGGCGATCGCCTCGTCGCGCCTCGGCCAGACGGTGAAGGTGATGCTGTTCAACGAGCTCGACGCGGTCGGCCTCTATGACGGCGTCTACGCCTGCGCCGCGCTGACCCACGCCCCGAGGGCCGACCTCGGCGCGGTGATCGGCCGCATTCACCGTGCCATGGTGCCCGGCGGCATCGTCTGGGCAAGCTTCAAGACGGGAACCGCCGAAGGCCAGGACGGCCTCGGCCGCACCTACAACTATCTCTCGGCCGCCGAACTCGACCAGCTCTGGCGCGCCAACGGCACCTGGGCCAAGCTGACCCTCGAAAGCTGGCTCGGCAGCGCCTACGACCGGAGGCCGACGGAGTGGGCGGCGGTTACGGCGGTTGCGGGGTGA
- a CDS encoding DUF6389 family protein: MRGAGMTVDDYAAALKDILSAHAQPALDRLAAIRQALPPKARRVTVGVHPAQDGDGFFDVVVHLEGPDLYVLNKAIAPHRVLFEVKVVDGKMQPDVPMFDPDEVDFSVNDAIVDSCMAWLEGLWRQLGGVGLPAVVFGEEGYGSVASKPLLP, translated from the coding sequence ATGAGAGGCGCGGGGATGACGGTGGACGACTACGCGGCGGCGCTGAAGGACATCCTGTCGGCGCACGCCCAGCCAGCGCTCGACCGTCTCGCGGCCATCCGGCAAGCCCTGCCGCCGAAGGCCCGGCGGGTCACGGTCGGGGTGCATCCGGCGCAGGATGGAGACGGCTTCTTCGATGTGGTGGTCCACCTGGAGGGGCCGGACCTCTACGTGCTGAACAAGGCGATAGCGCCGCATCGCGTCCTGTTCGAGGTGAAGGTCGTCGACGGCAAGATGCAGCCGGATGTGCCGATGTTCGACCCCGATGAGGTCGACTTTTCCGTCAACGACGCCATCGTCGACAGCTGCATGGCCTGGCTTGAAGGGCTGTGGCGGCAGCTCGGCGGCGTCGGTCTTCCGGCTGTCGTATTTGGCGAGGAAGGGTATGGCAGCGTGGCGAGCAAGCCGCTGCTGCCGTGA
- a CDS encoding type II toxin-antitoxin system ParD family antitoxin codes for MGNLNVSLTEELVSYVKTKVESGRYASSSEVVREALRLMEKHDQAEGERLRFLQQAWQEGIESGDFRPLDAEAVKAEGRKRLMAQK; via the coding sequence ATGGGCAACCTCAATGTGTCGCTGACCGAGGAACTGGTGAGCTACGTCAAGACCAAGGTGGAGTCCGGCCGCTACGCCTCGTCCAGCGAGGTGGTGCGAGAGGCCCTGCGGCTGATGGAAAAGCACGACCAGGCCGAGGGGGAGAGGCTGCGCTTTCTTCAGCAGGCCTGGCAGGAGGGCATCGAAAGCGGCGACTTTCGCCCGCTCGATGCCGAGGCCGTCAAGGCCGAGGGCCGCAAGCGCCTGATGGCCCAAAAGTAG
- a CDS encoding type II toxin-antitoxin system RelE/ParE family toxin translates to MGTVTYSAMARADMVDLWVWIANKSGADTADTITDRIERRIAMRADNPLLGPARPDIGEGARHLTCERWLALYRVKPDGVQIARVVDGAQDMLHVSLGESGL, encoded by the coding sequence ATGGGAACCGTCACCTACTCCGCCATGGCGCGCGCCGACATGGTCGACCTCTGGGTCTGGATCGCCAACAAGTCGGGCGCGGACACCGCCGACACGATCACCGACCGCATAGAGCGCCGCATCGCCATGCGCGCCGACAACCCGTTGCTCGGCCCCGCCCGCCCCGACATCGGCGAAGGCGCACGACACCTCACCTGCGAACGCTGGCTCGCCCTGTATAGGGTCAAGCCAGATGGCGTTCAGATTGCGCGCGTTGTGGATGGTGCGCAGGACATGCTGCATGTTTCACTTGGGGAGTCCGGGCTGTGA
- a CDS encoding AraC family transcriptional regulator has protein sequence MKGTPTGSGRTSYKSVFRALGDVKDLLSVIYDAPVHLRTLDDDDFLFRTANYGDQAFLLCDSYTSGVRSSFESDNDDIVIKIRSRGGYEIRTRSDDYHLSHDIGFAYTANHAIGYSTAEATAITTLQIKRSVFDQTLEHYSENLPARWSGIREFPITGGFGNLIQALLNRYRENFDGRPHCNFSETSLHLVQDAAIVAVAELVISGIDTVKGERFSASRRNVMQAVDMINTQTEPLTIHDLATALGISVRALQDGFRRHLNQSPHNLLKAGRLEGARRDLISGRVTSVRDAAAKWGFSNLARFNHEYHAVIGKYPKDTLDVVRDGGKT, from the coding sequence ATGAAGGGCACACCAACTGGATCCGGCCGAACCAGCTACAAGAGCGTCTTCCGCGCCTTAGGCGATGTGAAGGATCTTCTGTCGGTCATCTACGACGCACCCGTTCACCTCAGGACGCTTGATGACGACGACTTCCTGTTCCGGACAGCCAACTACGGCGACCAAGCCTTCTTGCTCTGCGACTCCTACACCAGCGGCGTCAGGTCCTCGTTTGAATCTGACAACGATGACATCGTTATCAAGATCCGCTCGCGCGGCGGCTACGAAATCCGCACCCGCAGCGACGACTACCACCTCTCGCACGACATCGGTTTCGCCTACACCGCCAATCACGCCATCGGCTACTCGACGGCGGAGGCGACGGCCATCACCACGCTCCAGATCAAGCGCTCGGTTTTCGATCAAACCCTTGAACACTATTCCGAAAATCTGCCCGCCCGCTGGTCCGGCATCCGCGAGTTTCCCATCACCGGCGGCTTCGGCAACCTGATACAGGCGCTGCTGAACCGGTACCGCGAGAACTTCGACGGCCGGCCGCACTGCAACTTCTCCGAAACCAGCCTGCACCTCGTTCAGGACGCCGCAATCGTTGCGGTTGCCGAGCTCGTTATCAGCGGCATCGACACCGTGAAGGGCGAGCGCTTCAGCGCCTCCCGGCGCAACGTCATGCAGGCCGTCGACATGATCAACACCCAGACCGAACCGCTGACCATCCACGATCTGGCTACTGCGCTGGGCATCAGCGTCCGCGCCTTGCAGGACGGCTTCCGCCGCCACCTCAACCAGTCGCCGCACAACCTCCTGAAGGCCGGCCGGCTGGAAGGGGCCCGGCGCGACCTGATCTCCGGCAGGGTGACCTCCGTCCGGGACGCGGCGGCCAAATGGGGCTTCAGCAACCTCGCCCGCTTCAACCACGAATATCATGCGGTCATCGGCAAGTACCCGAAGGACACGCTGGACGTCGTGCGCGACGGCGGGAAAACCTGA
- a CDS encoding SDR family oxidoreductase: protein MGILDNKVAIITGASSGIGRAAALLFAAEGAAVVLNARGPAALETVADDIKSRGGKVSLVVGDVGEPACQEALVEEAVSAFGGLDIAFNNAGTVGAFKPLADLTPDEWRDTLTTNLTSAFLASRAQIPAMLTRGGGSIVFTSSFVGTSVGLPGMGAYAAAKAGLMGLVKAIAADYGARGIRANALLPGGTDTGMAGDQAQKDWAAGLHAMKRIAAPEEIANAALFLAGPHASFVTGSALYADGGNAAVK, encoded by the coding sequence ATGGGTATCCTGGACAACAAGGTGGCGATCATCACCGGCGCATCGTCGGGCATCGGGCGGGCGGCGGCGCTGCTGTTCGCCGCCGAGGGCGCCGCCGTCGTGCTCAATGCGCGCGGCCCGGCGGCGCTGGAGACGGTGGCCGACGATATCAAGTCCCGGGGCGGCAAGGTCAGCCTCGTCGTCGGTGACGTCGGCGAGCCCGCCTGCCAGGAGGCGCTGGTGGAAGAGGCCGTCAGCGCCTTCGGCGGCCTCGACATCGCCTTCAACAACGCCGGCACCGTCGGCGCCTTCAAGCCGCTGGCCGATCTCACGCCCGACGAATGGCGCGATACGCTGACCACCAACCTCACCTCGGCCTTCCTGGCCAGCCGCGCGCAGATCCCCGCCATGCTCACGCGCGGCGGCGGCTCCATCGTCTTCACGTCGAGCTTCGTCGGCACCAGCGTCGGCCTGCCCGGCATGGGCGCCTACGCCGCCGCCAAGGCCGGCCTGATGGGCCTCGTCAAGGCCATCGCCGCCGACTACGGCGCGCGCGGCATCCGCGCCAACGCCCTCCTGCCCGGCGGCACCGACACCGGCATGGCCGGCGATCAGGCCCAGAAGGACTGGGCCGCCGGCCTCCACGCCATGAAGCGCATCGCCGCCCCCGAAGAAATCGCCAACGCCGCCCTCTTCCTCGCCGGCCCGCACGCAAGCTTCGTCACCGGCTCGGCGCTCTACGCCGATGGAGGGAACGCGGCGGTGAAGTAA
- a CDS encoding DUF1963 domain-containing protein has translation MIGKMVVLCIAAMMSLSAPAIRPAFATGDPQTTSSGSTISGFFSRKLNMFTHPSDAAHAGKETSVILKRQVPIRFGEASRSWLGGLPMMPESAPWPRAANGAPLHFIAQIDCADLPANLWNGLGPRKGWLLLFVDILQQEDLSADGAVQVLHVDQLGVERQPPEDMSTVRHAMSDLIGYEAEFRPGVPKMWRKWPVDLVAQDYTPSDEEEGGPPPVSGEELYGAPADDRGMAPYEPDGKRPLTWRGALYFVEGIVRDYKRENFVQRSQADDWMRRVIPRHEPDEPLGDRDRQWFDITFHADALDENQRYTAADQRLTWGDARHFVEGTLRDLDRQGSAKWGFAEELLTQILAKDLDAPLTDADWQAIETTCRAKLAEADARRIYIDQHLKMAVREDLIDAYVRASGTGPSVPDALLADVEARLRSIYESRPHRMGGHPRRVQPDSGPVPDGSLLFQMGSDDAMGWSWGDAGALYVTMSLQDLQQGRFDRVNAWIEGY, from the coding sequence ATGATCGGGAAGATGGTTGTGCTTTGCATCGCCGCGATGATGAGCCTGTCCGCCCCGGCGATCCGTCCGGCTTTCGCCACCGGCGATCCGCAGACTACGAGTTCTGGTTCAACTATTTCTGGCTTTTTCAGCAGGAAGCTCAACATGTTCACGCATCCCAGCGATGCCGCTCACGCGGGCAAGGAGACGTCTGTCATCCTCAAGCGGCAGGTGCCCATACGCTTCGGCGAAGCGTCGCGCTCCTGGCTTGGCGGCCTGCCGATGATGCCGGAAAGCGCCCCATGGCCGCGCGCTGCCAACGGCGCGCCGCTGCATTTCATCGCCCAGATCGACTGCGCCGACCTTCCCGCCAACCTCTGGAACGGGCTCGGCCCGCGCAAGGGCTGGCTGCTGCTGTTCGTCGACATCTTGCAGCAAGAGGACCTTTCGGCGGATGGTGCCGTCCAGGTTCTCCATGTCGATCAGCTCGGTGTGGAGCGGCAGCCGCCGGAGGACATGTCCACGGTTCGTCACGCCATGTCGGACCTCATAGGATATGAAGCCGAGTTCCGGCCCGGCGTACCCAAGATGTGGCGCAAATGGCCCGTCGATCTGGTGGCGCAGGATTACACGCCATCGGACGAGGAGGAGGGCGGGCCGCCGCCGGTCTCGGGAGAGGAGCTCTACGGGGCGCCGGCCGACGACCGGGGCATGGCCCCCTACGAACCCGACGGAAAGCGCCCTCTTACGTGGCGCGGGGCGCTCTATTTCGTGGAAGGCATTGTTCGGGACTACAAGCGCGAAAACTTCGTGCAGCGCAGTCAAGCCGATGATTGGATGAGACGCGTCATCCCGAGGCACGAACCTGATGAGCCGCTGGGCGATAGAGATCGGCAGTGGTTTGATATCACCTTTCATGCCGATGCCCTCGACGAGAACCAGCGCTACACGGCCGCTGACCAGCGTTTGACGTGGGGTGATGCCAGACACTTCGTCGAGGGCACGCTCCGCGACCTCGATCGGCAGGGCTCCGCGAAGTGGGGCTTTGCGGAGGAGCTTCTGACGCAGATCCTCGCAAAGGATCTCGACGCGCCACTGACGGATGCCGATTGGCAGGCGATCGAGACAACCTGCCGCGCCAAACTTGCGGAGGCAGACGCGCGCCGTATCTACATCGACCAACATTTGAAAATGGCGGTTCGCGAGGATCTGATCGACGCCTACGTGCGGGCCAGCGGTACCGGCCCTTCCGTTCCAGACGCGCTGCTTGCGGATGTGGAAGCACGGCTCAGGTCCATCTACGAAAGCCGCCCGCACCGCATGGGCGGCCATCCCCGCCGTGTTCAGCCCGACAGCGGCCCGGTGCCGGATGGGTCGCTGTTGTTCCAGATGGGGTCCGATGACGCCATGGGCTGGTCGTGGGGCGACGCGGGCGCGCTTTACGTGACCATGTCGCTTCAGGACCTGCAGCAGGGGCGCTTTGACCGTGTGAATGCCTGGATCGAGGGATACTGA
- the poxB gene encoding ubiquinone-dependent pyruvate dehydrogenase: MAESIAHYIARFLGEAGVKRIWGVTGDSLNGLSDSLHRLGEIRWMGTRHEEAAAFAAGAEAHITGELAVCAGSCGPGNLHLINGLFDCQRSHVPVLAIAAHIPSSEIGSGYFQETHPQELFRECSVYCELVTNPDQMPRVLEIAVRTAIAKRGVAVVVLPGDVALKPMPEGVDIRWRAPDLGRLVPSAAQVDALAEMLNAGSKVTLLCGAGCAEAHDEVVALAARLKAPIVHALRGKEFVEYDNPYDVGMTGLIGFSSGYHAMGAADTLLILGSSFPYRAFYPTGAKIAQVDSRPESLGAHTQIDLGIVGDVKATVRALLDKLPETRDDAFLKTALEHYAKARKGLDDLATPDSAKGQIHPQYLARLISEKAADDAIFTCDVGTPTVWAARYVTMNGKRRLVGSFNHGSMANALSQAIGAQGIDRNRQVVALCGDGGFAMLMGDILSVRQLDLPLKIVIFHNRSLGFVAMEMKAGGYISDDTDLNSPDFVKVAEAIGIKGIRVDDAKALPAALDEAFATPGPVLVDVMTAKQELAMPPQITLEQAKGFSLYMMRAILSGRGDELIELAKTNWR; the protein is encoded by the coding sequence ATGGCCGAATCCATTGCCCACTACATCGCCCGCTTTCTTGGCGAGGCCGGGGTCAAGCGCATCTGGGGGGTGACGGGCGACAGCCTCAATGGGCTCAGCGACAGCCTGCACCGGCTGGGCGAGATCCGCTGGATGGGGACGCGGCATGAGGAGGCGGCGGCGTTCGCGGCGGGGGCCGAGGCGCACATTACCGGCGAGCTGGCGGTGTGCGCCGGCTCGTGCGGGCCGGGCAACCTGCACCTCATCAACGGCCTGTTCGACTGCCAGCGCAGCCATGTGCCGGTGCTGGCGATCGCCGCCCACATTCCCTCGTCGGAGATCGGCTCGGGCTATTTCCAGGAGACACACCCGCAGGAGCTGTTCCGCGAGTGCTCGGTCTATTGCGAGCTGGTGACCAACCCCGACCAGATGCCGCGCGTGCTGGAAATCGCCGTGCGCACCGCCATCGCCAAGCGCGGCGTCGCCGTGGTCGTGCTGCCGGGCGACGTGGCGCTGAAGCCGATGCCCGAGGGCGTCGACATCCGCTGGCGGGCGCCGGATCTCGGCCGCCTGGTGCCGTCGGCGGCGCAGGTGGATGCGCTGGCCGAGATGCTCAACGCCGGCTCGAAGGTGACGCTCTTGTGCGGCGCCGGCTGCGCCGAGGCGCATGACGAGGTGGTGGCGCTGGCCGCCCGGCTGAAGGCGCCCATCGTGCACGCCCTGCGCGGCAAGGAGTTCGTCGAATACGACAACCCCTATGATGTCGGCATGACCGGGCTGATCGGCTTTTCCTCCGGCTACCACGCCATGGGCGCGGCCGACACGCTGCTGATCCTCGGCTCGTCCTTCCCCTACCGCGCCTTCTACCCCACCGGCGCGAAGATCGCCCAGGTGGATAGCCGGCCGGAGAGCCTGGGCGCCCACACGCAGATCGATCTCGGCATCGTCGGCGACGTCAAGGCGACGGTGCGGGCGCTGCTCGACAAGCTGCCGGAGACGCGTGACGACGCCTTCCTCAAGACGGCGCTGGAGCATTACGCCAAGGCGCGCAAGGGGCTGGACGACCTCGCCACGCCGGACAGCGCGAAGGGCCAGATCCACCCGCAGTATCTCGCCCGCCTTATCAGCGAGAAGGCGGCGGACGACGCCATCTTCACCTGCGACGTCGGCACGCCCACCGTCTGGGCGGCGCGCTACGTGACGATGAACGGCAAGCGGCGGCTGGTCGGCTCGTTCAACCACGGCTCGATGGCCAACGCCCTGTCGCAGGCCATCGGCGCCCAGGGCATCGACCGGAACCGGCAGGTGGTGGCCCTCTGCGGTGATGGCGGCTTCGCCATGCTGATGGGCGACATCCTCTCCGTTCGCCAGCTGGATCTGCCGCTGAAGATCGTCATCTTCCACAACCGCTCGCTCGGCTTCGTCGCCATGGAGATGAAGGCTGGCGGCTACATCTCCGACGACACCGACCTCAACAGCCCCGACTTCGTCAAGGTGGCCGAAGCGATCGGTATCAAGGGCATCCGCGTCGACGATGCCAAGGCGCTGCCGGCGGCCCTCGACGAGGCCTTCGCCACGCCCGGCCCGGTGCTGGTGGACGTGATGACCGCCAAGCAGGAGCTGGCCATGCCGCCGCAGATCACCCTCGAACAGGCCAAGGGCTTCTCGCTCTACATGATGCGGGCGATCCTGAGCGGCCGGGGCGACGAGCTGATCGAGCTGGCCAAGACCAACTGGCGGTGA
- a CDS encoding S66 family peptidase: MVSWIKPPRLRPGDTVAVVSPSWGGPGSFPHRYAAGKRQLEETFGLRVVEMPHALASADHLAKHPEARAADLMAAFADPGIAGIIASIGGDDCIRLVPHLDLGVIAANPKVFLGFSDTTALHFACAAAGLRSFYGPSVMAGFAENGGMHRYVVDSLRKTLFDAEPIGLIPLNDEGWTAARVDWSRPELQEQTRPLQPADAPRILQGEGTARGHLLGGCAEVIEMVKATPWWPPLEVWRGAILFYETSEDAPPAQFIRYWLRNLSAQGILGALSGILIARADPKGDPTYQAAIEVAFIDSLAEAGLPALPVLAGLDFGHTQPMLTLPYGATAEIDCEAGRLTILESGVL; this comes from the coding sequence ATGGTGTCCTGGATCAAGCCGCCGCGCCTTCGGCCGGGCGACACGGTTGCCGTCGTCTCGCCCTCCTGGGGCGGGCCGGGCAGCTTTCCCCATCGCTACGCGGCCGGCAAGCGCCAGCTCGAGGAGACCTTCGGCCTCCGCGTCGTCGAGATGCCGCACGCCCTCGCCTCGGCCGATCACCTCGCCAAGCACCCCGAGGCGCGCGCGGCCGACCTCATGGCCGCCTTCGCCGATCCCGGCATCGCCGGCATCATCGCCTCGATCGGCGGCGACGATTGCATCCGTCTCGTGCCGCACCTCGACCTCGGCGTGATCGCCGCCAATCCCAAGGTGTTCCTCGGCTTTTCCGACACCACCGCCCTGCATTTCGCCTGCGCCGCCGCCGGCCTCCGCTCGTTCTACGGCCCCAGCGTCATGGCCGGCTTCGCCGAGAACGGCGGCATGCACCGCTACGTCGTCGACTCCTTGCGCAAGACGCTGTTCGACGCCGAGCCGATCGGCCTCATCCCCCTCAACGACGAAGGCTGGACGGCGGCCCGCGTCGACTGGAGCCGGCCCGAGCTGCAGGAGCAGACGCGCCCGTTGCAACCGGCCGACGCCCCGCGCATCCTCCAGGGCGAGGGCACCGCGCGCGGCCACCTGTTGGGCGGCTGCGCCGAGGTGATCGAGATGGTCAAGGCCACCCCGTGGTGGCCGCCGCTCGAAGTCTGGCGCGGCGCCATCCTGTTCTACGAGACGTCGGAAGACGCGCCGCCGGCCCAGTTCATCCGCTACTGGCTGCGCAATCTGTCGGCGCAAGGCATCCTCGGCGCGCTCTCCGGCATCCTGATCGCCCGCGCCGACCCCAAGGGCGACCCCACCTATCAGGCCGCCATCGAGGTCGCCTTCATCGACTCCCTCGCCGAAGCCGGCCTCCCCGCCCTGCCCGTGCTGGCCGGCCTCGACTTCGGCCACACCCAGCCCATGCTCACCCTGCCCTACGGCGCCACCGCCGAGATCGACTGCGAAGCGGGCCGGCTGACCATCCTGGAGAGCGGGGTGCTCTGA
- a CDS encoding methyl-accepting chemotaxis protein, which translates to MSFKNLALQWKVICLLALLAVVSCGVIGYAAMQIDAVNQVNGRIIDGPASATTALARSNRDIRQAEAGLLATAIASTREDAVAAEAMVDKAMKSYEQQIALAAKAYPEGAEKLALLAEKAKQVINGPCKGALSMVKAAGSPFRTMRDGCIAAIDKQADEAVVFNEGIVAERDRLDLAADDIAFRAEVVSILIMVLSSLLVIGVSVVLTRRFIVGPVKQSLSVMEALGRGELQVDVPHTDRKDEVGAIASSLLKLRADLQQAETVREQQREAEEAANLSVVHRNEVGERFVVEMQDMASIFAQTSDEVAASARGLSATAEETSRQAQAVAAAAEEAATNVQTVAAASEEMAVSVREIAAQVTHSAEIADSAFHEAQASNERIATLAEAASAIGDVINLIRGIADQTNLLALNATIEAARAGEAGKGFAVVAAEVKQLADQTSKATQEIEVKVSEIQSATHGTVSSMSEIIKTISGIKDVSAAIASAVEQQGATTDEIARNCQQAATGTAQVTQNISGVGQAAEMTGAASTQLMTMSGGLSQKAANLKTSVETFVRDLAAIA; encoded by the coding sequence GTGTCGTTCAAGAATCTGGCCCTTCAGTGGAAGGTCATCTGCCTGCTCGCGCTGTTGGCCGTCGTCTCATGCGGCGTCATCGGTTATGCGGCGATGCAAATCGACGCCGTCAATCAGGTGAATGGCAGGATCATCGACGGTCCGGCATCGGCGACCACGGCGCTGGCTCGCAGCAACCGCGACATCCGCCAAGCCGAGGCAGGACTCCTGGCTACGGCGATCGCCAGCACGCGGGAGGACGCCGTGGCGGCCGAAGCCATGGTCGACAAGGCGATGAAAAGCTACGAGCAACAGATCGCGCTCGCTGCTAAGGCCTACCCCGAGGGGGCCGAAAAGCTCGCCTTGCTGGCCGAGAAGGCCAAGCAGGTGATCAACGGCCCCTGCAAGGGCGCGTTGAGCATGGTGAAGGCCGCCGGTTCGCCCTTCCGCACCATGCGGGACGGCTGCATCGCGGCCATCGACAAGCAGGCGGACGAGGCGGTGGTCTTCAACGAGGGGATCGTCGCCGAGCGCGACCGGCTCGACCTTGCCGCCGACGACATCGCCTTCCGGGCCGAGGTCGTCTCGATCCTCATCATGGTGCTGAGCAGCCTTCTGGTGATCGGCGTTTCGGTCGTCCTGACGCGCCGCTTCATCGTCGGTCCGGTCAAGCAGTCGCTCTCGGTGATGGAAGCGCTGGGGCGCGGCGAGCTGCAGGTGGACGTTCCGCACACCGACCGCAAGGACGAGGTGGGCGCCATCGCCAGTTCGCTGCTCAAGCTGCGTGCCGATCTCCAGCAGGCGGAAACGGTTCGCGAGCAGCAGAGGGAGGCCGAGGAGGCCGCCAACCTCTCGGTGGTCCACCGCAACGAGGTGGGCGAGCGCTTCGTTGTCGAGATGCAGGACATGGCCAGCATCTTCGCCCAGACCTCCGACGAGGTCGCAGCCAGCGCCCGCGGGCTGTCGGCCACCGCCGAGGAAACCTCGCGCCAGGCGCAGGCCGTGGCCGCCGCCGCCGAGGAAGCGGCCACCAACGTGCAGACCGTGGCCGCCGCCTCCGAGGAGATGGCCGTTTCGGTGCGCGAGATCGCCGCGCAGGTGACCCATTCGGCCGAGATCGCCGACAGCGCCTTCCATGAGGCGCAGGCCTCCAACGAGCGCATCGCCACGTTGGCCGAGGCCGCCTCGGCCATCGGCGACGTCATCAACCTGATCCGTGGCATCGCCGACCAGACCAACCTCCTGGCGCTCAACGCCACCATCGAGGCGGCGCGGGCGGGCGAAGCCGGCAAGGGCTTTGCCGTCGTCGCGGCCGAAGTGAAGCAGCTGGCCGACCAGACCTCCAAGGCGACGCAGGAGATCGAGGTGAAGGTGTCGGAAATTCAGTCCGCCACCCATGGCACCGTCAGCTCCATGTCGGAGATCATCAAGACCATCAGCGGCATCAAGGACGTGTCGGCGGCCATCGCCAGCGCCGTGGAGCAGCAGGGCGCCACCACCGACGAGATCGCCCGCAACTGCCAGCAGGCGGCCACCGGCACCGCGCAGGTGACGCAGAACATTTCCGGCGTCGGACAGGCGGCGGAGATGACCGGCGCCGCCTCCACCCAGCTGATGACCATGTCGGGCGGGCTGTCGCAGAAGGCGGCCAACCTCAAGACGTCGGTGGAAACCTTCGTCAGGGACCTCGCCGCCATCGCCTGA